The proteins below come from a single Carnobacterium divergens DSM 20623 genomic window:
- a CDS encoding SAM-dependent methyltransferase: MLEKQFFKKVFSHSFSIPVRVNFWDGTFEIYGVGEPQVTITFHENIPIKEILNNASIALGEAYMDKKIEIEGSLEELIASAYENAESFMLKKDFRQYLPKMSHSEQKSKKDIQMHYDLGNDFYNLWLDKTMTYSCAYFKNPQDTLEVAQQNKVEHILNKLDLKENETLLDIGCGWGTLILTAAKKYQIQATGITLSKEQFRYINSKIKDENLEELVTVKLEDYRKLKNETFDHITSVGMVEHVGQENLGIYFKDVYELLAPNGTALIHGISRQQGGATNGWLNKYIFPGGYVPGVAEMVTQITGNGLQLIDLESLRRHYQKTTEIWDENFKKQLPEIRKIKDERFIRMWDLYLQACAASFKSGNIDLIQYLVTKGANNDLPMTREYMNP; the protein is encoded by the coding sequence ATGTTAGAAAAACAATTTTTCAAAAAAGTATTTAGTCATTCATTTTCAATACCTGTCAGAGTGAATTTTTGGGATGGAACATTCGAAATTTATGGAGTTGGCGAGCCTCAAGTAACAATTACGTTTCATGAAAATATCCCAATCAAAGAAATTCTTAATAATGCTTCAATTGCATTGGGCGAAGCCTATATGGATAAAAAAATTGAAATAGAAGGTTCCTTAGAAGAGTTAATTGCATCAGCCTATGAAAATGCAGAAAGTTTTATGTTAAAAAAAGATTTCCGTCAGTATTTACCAAAGATGTCACATTCTGAGCAAAAAAGTAAGAAAGATATCCAAATGCATTATGATTTAGGAAACGATTTTTACAATTTATGGTTAGACAAAACGATGACCTACTCATGTGCGTATTTTAAAAACCCACAAGATACCTTAGAAGTTGCTCAACAAAACAAAGTGGAACACATCTTAAATAAACTCGACTTGAAAGAAAATGAAACGTTGTTAGATATTGGATGTGGGTGGGGGACTTTAATTCTGACAGCTGCAAAAAAATATCAAATACAAGCAACGGGTATCACCTTAAGTAAAGAGCAATTCCGATACATTAATAGCAAAATTAAAGACGAAAATTTAGAAGAACTTGTAACGGTTAAATTAGAAGATTATCGCAAATTAAAAAATGAAACCTTTGATCATATTACAAGCGTGGGAATGGTTGAACATGTAGGGCAAGAAAATTTAGGTATCTACTTCAAAGATGTTTATGAATTATTAGCACCAAATGGAACAGCTTTAATTCATGGGATTTCAAGACAACAAGGCGGTGCCACAAATGGTTGGTTAAACAAATATATTTTTCCAGGAGGCTACGTTCCGGGAGTTGCAGAAATGGTCACACAAATTACTGGAAATGGACTGCAATTAATAGATTTAGAAAGCCTACGTCGTCACTATCAAAAAACAACAGAAATTTGGGATGAAAACTTTAAAAAGCAATTGCCAGAAATACGCAAAATAAAAGACGAACGCTTTATTCGAATGTGGGATCTATATTTGCAAGCTTGTGCTGCTTCGTTTAAATCAGGCAATATTGATTTAATTCAGTACTTAGTGACTAAAGGAGCCAATAATGATTTGCCAATGACACGAGAATATATGAATCCATAG
- the rpoC gene encoding DNA-directed RNA polymerase subunit beta': MIDVNNFENMQIGLASPDKIRSWSYGEVKKPETINYRTLKPERDGLFCERIFGPSKDWECACGKYKRIRYKGIVCDRCGVEVTRSKVRRERMGHIELAAPVSHIWYFKGIPSRMGLVLDMSPRALEEIIYFASYVVTDAGDTSLERKQLLTEREYRDKREQYGQNFQAAMGAEAIKQLLDDVQLEKEVAELKEELKSAQGQKRTRAIRRLDILEAFRHSGNEPSWMVMDVVPIIPPDLRPMVQLEGGRFATSDLNDLYRRVINRNNRLKRLLDLNAPNIIVQNEKRMLQEAVDALIDNGRRGRPVTGPGNRPLKSLSHMLKGKQGRFRQNLLGKRVDYSGRSVIVVGPNLKMYQCGLPKEMAIELFKPFVMKELVARDLASNIKNAKRKIDRQDEGIWDVLEDVIREHPVLLNRAPTLHRLGIQAFEPTLVEGRAIRLHPLVCEAYNADFDGDQMAVHVPLSDEAQAEARMLMLAAQNILNPKDGKPVVTPSQDMVLGNYYLTMEEEQREGEGMVFKDLTEALIAYQNGYVHLHSRIGVQTTSLKDKPFTEWQKERTLITTVGKLLFNEIMPVEFPYLNEPTTENLEVAISDRFFVEPGTDIPAHIKKQEINLPFKKKNLGNIIAEVFKRFHITETSKMLDRMKDLGYKHSTRAGITVGIADIVVLHEKQEILDEAHKQVDNVTKQFRRGLITDEERYERVIGIWNSAKDRIQIKLMESLDAKNPIFMMSDSGARGNISNFTQLAGMRGLMAAPNGQIMELPITSNFREGLTVLEMFISTHGARKGMTDTALKTADSGYLTRRLVDVAQDVIIRETDCGTDRGLDISAIKEGNEVIEPLEERLLGRYTRKTIFHPENGSVIMKENEIITEDLAKEIMDAGIEEVSIRSVFTCNTKHGVCKHCYGRNLATGSEVEVGEAVGTIAAQSIGEPGTQLTMRTFHTGGVAGDDITQGLPRIQEIFEARNPKGQAVITEVTGEIIAISENAAERTKEVTIKGTTDTRSYPVPYTARLKVAEGDTIHRGEALTEGSIDPKQLLRVRDVLSVENYLLREVQKTYRMQGVEIGDKHIEVMVRQMLRKVRVMDPGSTEILPGTLMDISEFTDKNYETIMAGNVPATGRPVLLGITKASLETNSFLSAASFQETTRVLTDAAIRGKRDPLLGLKENVIIGKIIPAGTGMAKYRNMEPKGIGVVSENVYSINDTIEPKTDF; encoded by the coding sequence TTGATAGACGTTAATAATTTTGAAAACATGCAAATCGGTTTAGCATCTCCAGACAAGATTCGTAGTTGGTCTTATGGAGAAGTGAAAAAACCTGAAACCATTAACTACCGTACACTAAAACCAGAACGCGATGGCTTGTTCTGTGAACGCATTTTTGGCCCATCAAAAGACTGGGAATGTGCTTGTGGTAAGTACAAACGTATTCGCTATAAAGGAATTGTTTGTGATCGTTGTGGAGTGGAAGTAACAAGATCTAAAGTTCGTCGTGAACGTATGGGTCACATCGAATTAGCAGCACCTGTTTCACACATTTGGTATTTCAAAGGAATTCCAAGTAGAATGGGTCTTGTCTTAGATATGAGCCCACGTGCTCTTGAAGAAATCATTTATTTTGCTTCGTATGTTGTTACCGATGCAGGTGACACCTCTTTAGAACGCAAACAATTGTTAACTGAAAGAGAATATCGTGATAAACGTGAACAATATGGTCAAAACTTCCAAGCAGCAATGGGAGCAGAAGCAATCAAACAATTGCTAGATGATGTTCAATTAGAAAAAGAAGTGGCTGAATTAAAAGAAGAGTTAAAATCTGCTCAAGGGCAAAAAAGAACTCGCGCCATTCGCCGTTTAGATATCTTAGAAGCATTCCGTCATTCAGGTAATGAACCTAGCTGGATGGTTATGGACGTTGTTCCAATCATTCCTCCAGATTTACGCCCAATGGTTCAATTAGAAGGTGGACGCTTTGCAACGAGTGATTTAAATGATTTATATCGTCGTGTAATCAACCGTAATAACCGTCTAAAACGCTTATTAGACTTAAATGCACCGAATATTATCGTGCAAAATGAAAAACGTATGCTTCAAGAAGCTGTTGATGCATTGATTGATAATGGTCGTCGTGGCCGTCCAGTTACTGGACCAGGTAACCGTCCATTGAAATCATTGTCACATATGCTTAAAGGGAAACAAGGTCGTTTCCGTCAAAACTTACTAGGAAAACGTGTCGATTATTCTGGTCGTTCCGTTATCGTAGTTGGTCCAAACTTGAAAATGTACCAATGTGGACTTCCAAAAGAAATGGCTATTGAACTATTCAAACCATTTGTAATGAAAGAACTAGTTGCACGTGATCTTGCAAGCAACATCAAAAACGCGAAACGTAAAATTGATCGTCAAGATGAAGGTATCTGGGATGTATTAGAAGACGTTATTCGTGAACATCCAGTATTGCTTAACCGAGCACCTACTCTTCATAGATTAGGGATCCAAGCCTTTGAACCAACCCTAGTTGAAGGTCGCGCAATTCGTCTTCACCCATTAGTATGTGAAGCCTACAATGCCGATTTCGATGGAGACCAAATGGCGGTTCACGTTCCACTTAGTGATGAAGCACAAGCTGAAGCACGTATGTTGATGTTAGCTGCCCAAAATATCTTAAATCCAAAAGATGGTAAACCAGTTGTAACTCCTTCTCAAGATATGGTATTAGGTAACTACTACCTAACAATGGAAGAAGAACAACGCGAAGGCGAAGGGATGGTCTTTAAAGACTTAACCGAAGCATTGATTGCCTATCAAAACGGATACGTTCATTTACATTCAAGAATTGGTGTTCAAACAACGTCCTTAAAAGACAAACCATTTACTGAATGGCAAAAAGAACGTACATTGATTACGACAGTAGGGAAATTACTTTTCAATGAAATCATGCCTGTAGAATTCCCTTACTTGAATGAACCAACTACTGAAAACTTAGAAGTTGCTATTTCAGATCGTTTCTTTGTAGAGCCAGGAACAGATATCCCAGCTCATATTAAAAAACAAGAAATCAATTTACCATTTAAAAAGAAAAATCTTGGAAATATCATTGCCGAAGTCTTCAAAAGATTCCATATCACTGAAACTTCTAAAATGTTAGATAGAATGAAAGACTTAGGTTACAAACATTCTACACGTGCTGGTATTACAGTAGGTATCGCTGATATCGTAGTACTACATGAAAAACAAGAAATTTTAGATGAAGCTCATAAACAAGTTGATAACGTAACAAAACAATTCCGTCGTGGTTTAATCACTGACGAGGAACGTTACGAACGCGTTATTGGCATTTGGAATTCAGCTAAAGACCGTATCCAAATTAAATTAATGGAAAGTTTAGATGCGAAGAACCCAATCTTCATGATGAGTGACTCTGGAGCCCGTGGGAATATTTCCAACTTTACTCAGCTTGCTGGTATGCGTGGACTTATGGCCGCTCCTAATGGACAAATCATGGAATTGCCAATCACATCAAACTTCCGTGAAGGTTTAACCGTCTTAGAAATGTTTATCTCAACCCATGGAGCTCGTAAAGGTATGACCGATACAGCCCTTAAGACTGCCGATTCAGGTTACTTGACTCGTCGTCTAGTTGACGTAGCACAAGATGTTATCATTCGTGAAACAGACTGTGGTACTGATCGTGGCTTAGATATTTCAGCAATCAAAGAAGGAAACGAAGTCATTGAACCTCTTGAAGAGCGTTTACTTGGTCGTTACACTCGTAAAACTATTTTCCATCCAGAAAATGGTTCAGTTATCATGAAAGAAAACGAGATTATCACTGAAGATCTTGCAAAAGAAATCATGGACGCTGGAATCGAAGAAGTATCAATCCGTTCAGTATTTACATGTAACACGAAACATGGTGTATGTAAACATTGTTACGGTCGTAACCTTGCAACAGGTTCAGAAGTTGAAGTTGGGGAAGCAGTTGGTACAATTGCGGCTCAATCAATCGGAGAACCAGGTACCCAATTAACAATGCGTACCTTCCATACAGGTGGGGTTGCCGGAGATGATATTACTCAAGGTTTACCTCGTATCCAAGAGATCTTTGAAGCTCGTAATCCTAAAGGGCAAGCGGTTATCACTGAAGTTACTGGTGAAATCATTGCCATTTCAGAAAATGCTGCTGAACGCACTAAAGAAGTGACAATCAAAGGAACAACGGATACTCGTAGCTATCCAGTACCTTATACCGCTCGCTTGAAAGTTGCAGAAGGCGACACGATTCATCGTGGAGAAGCACTTACTGAAGGATCAATTGATCCAAAACAACTATTACGTGTTCGTGATGTATTATCTGTTGAAAACTATCTATTACGTGAAGTTCAAAAAACTTACCGTATGCAAGGGGTAGAAATCGGCGATAAACATATCGAAGTAATGGTTCGTCAAATGTTACGTAAAGTCCGAGTTATGGACCCAGGTTCAACAGAGATTTTACCAGGAACATTGATGGACATCAGCGAATTTACAGACAAAAACTACGAAACAATTATGGCAGGAAATGTACCAGCAACGGGTCGTCCTGTACTACTTGGAATCACAAAAGCTTCTCTTGAAACGAACAGTTTCTTATCAGCTGCATCTTTCCAAGAAACAACTCGTGTGTTAACAGATGCTGCAATTCGTGGAAAACGTGATCCGTTACTTGGTCTTAAAGAAAATGTTATCATTGGTAAGATCATTCCAGCTGGTACCGGTATGGCTAAATACCGTAACATGGAACCAAAAGGAATTGGTGTTGTGAGTGAAAATGTTTACAGTATTAATGACACAATTGAACCAAAAACAGATTTCTAA
- the rpoB gene encoding DNA-directed RNA polymerase subunit beta: MNRLAGHLVNYGKHRTRRSFARISEVLELPNLIEIQTDSYQWFLDEGLREMFKDISPIEDFAGNLSLEFIDYQLHNPKYTVEEARSHDANYSAPLHVKLRLINKETGEVKDQEVFFGDFPLMTEMGTFIINGAERVIVSQLVRSPGVYFHGKVDKNGKQGFGSTVIPNRGAWLEYETDAKDLSYVRIDRTRKIPLSVLVRALGFGSDDQILEIFGDNESLRLTLEKDLHKNSSDSRTEEALKDVYERLRPGEPKTADSSRSLLNARFFDPKRYDLANVGRYKVNKKLNLKTRLFNQTLAETLVDPETGEILAEKGTFLDRPMIDKLTPFLDAGLNSVTLYPTNDGVVPEPVTIQVVQVISPKDGERVVNVIGNGNVSTDIKNITPADILASMSYFFNLQENIGNVDDIDHLGNRRIRSVGELLQNQFRIGLSRMERVVRERMSIQDVATVTPQQLINIRPVVAAIKEFFGSSQLSQFMDQTNPLGELTHKRRLSALGPGGLTRDRAGYEVRDVHYSHYGRMCPIETPEGPNIGLINSLSSYAKINKFGFIETPYRRVDRETGKVTKHIDYLTADEEDHYVVAQANSVLLEDGSFESDIVMARFISENLEVPISRVDYMDVSPKQVVAVATACIPFLENDDSNRALMGANMQRQAVPLIHPQAPLVGTGMEYKSAHDSGAALICKNPGVVEYVDAKEVRVRQDNGALDKYSITKFRRSNSGTCYNQRPIVSKGDRVDASEILADGSSMENGEMALGQNVLVAFMTWEGYNYEDAIIMSERLVKDDVYTSVHIEEYESEARDTKLGPEEITREIPNVGEDALKDLDEFGIIRIGAEVHDGDLLVGKVTPKGVTELSAEERLLHAIFGEKAREVRDTSLKVPHGGGGIVHDVKIFTREAGDELSPGVNMLVRVYIVQKRKINEGDKMAGRHGNKGVVSRIMPEEDMPFLPDGTPVDIMLNPLGVPSRMNIGQVLELHIGMAARQLGIHIATPVFDGASEEDVWETVQEAGMASDAKTVLYDGRSGEPFDNRVSVGVMYMIKLAHMVDDKLHARSTGPYSLVTQQPLGGKAQFGGQRFGEMEVWALEAYGAAYTLQEILTYKSDDVVGRVKTYEAIVKGEKIPRPGVPESFRVLVKELQALGLDMKVLDANDDEIELRDLDDDDDIVNIDALSKYAEEQEKIRADAREKERLEQEGAE, from the coding sequence AAACCTATCATTAGAATTTATTGATTATCAATTACACAACCCAAAATACACAGTTGAAGAAGCGAGAAGCCATGATGCCAATTACTCAGCTCCGCTTCACGTGAAATTACGTTTAATCAACAAAGAAACTGGTGAAGTAAAAGACCAAGAAGTATTCTTTGGCGATTTCCCATTAATGACTGAAATGGGTACATTTATTATCAACGGAGCAGAGCGTGTTATTGTATCACAATTAGTTCGTTCACCAGGGGTTTACTTCCATGGTAAAGTGGATAAAAATGGCAAACAAGGTTTTGGTTCTACTGTTATCCCTAACCGTGGAGCATGGTTAGAATATGAAACAGATGCAAAAGATCTTTCTTATGTAAGAATCGACCGCACACGTAAAATTCCACTTTCAGTATTAGTTCGTGCTTTAGGATTTGGATCAGATGATCAGATCTTAGAAATTTTTGGCGATAATGAAAGTCTACGTTTAACGTTAGAAAAAGATTTACACAAAAATTCTAGCGATTCTCGTACAGAGGAAGCCTTGAAAGATGTTTACGAACGTCTACGTCCAGGTGAGCCTAAAACTGCTGACAGCTCAAGAAGCTTGCTAAATGCTCGTTTCTTTGATCCAAAACGCTACGACTTAGCAAATGTTGGTCGTTACAAAGTCAACAAAAAACTAAACCTTAAAACCCGTCTATTTAACCAAACTCTTGCTGAAACATTAGTTGATCCTGAGACTGGTGAAATTTTAGCAGAAAAAGGAACGTTCTTAGATCGTCCAATGATTGATAAACTGACACCATTCTTAGACGCAGGTCTAAACAGTGTGACTTTATATCCAACAAATGATGGTGTTGTACCAGAACCTGTAACGATTCAAGTAGTTCAAGTAATTTCACCAAAAGATGGCGAACGTGTTGTTAATGTGATTGGAAACGGCAACGTTTCAACTGACATCAAAAACATTACGCCAGCTGATATCTTAGCTTCAATGAGCTATTTTTTCAACTTACAAGAAAATATCGGCAACGTAGACGACATTGACCATTTAGGAAACCGTCGTATCCGTTCTGTTGGAGAATTATTACAAAATCAATTCCGTATTGGTTTGTCACGTATGGAACGTGTTGTTCGTGAACGTATGTCGATTCAAGATGTTGCAACCGTAACACCGCAACAATTAATCAACATTCGCCCAGTTGTAGCAGCAATCAAAGAATTCTTTGGTTCTTCTCAATTGTCACAGTTCATGGATCAAACGAATCCACTAGGTGAGTTGACTCACAAACGTCGTCTATCTGCCTTAGGGCCTGGTGGTTTGACAAGAGACCGTGCCGGATATGAAGTTCGAGATGTACATTATTCCCATTATGGTCGTATGTGTCCTATCGAAACACCTGAGGGTCCAAATATCGGGTTGATTAATAGTCTATCAAGTTATGCAAAAATTAATAAATTTGGTTTTATCGAAACACCATACCGTCGTGTGGATCGTGAAACTGGTAAAGTAACAAAACACATTGATTATTTAACAGCAGACGAGGAAGATCACTACGTTGTTGCCCAAGCAAACTCAGTATTGCTTGAAGATGGTAGCTTTGAAAGTGACATCGTGATGGCTCGTTTCATCAGTGAAAACTTAGAAGTTCCAATTAGCCGTGTCGATTACATGGACGTTTCACCAAAACAAGTAGTTGCTGTTGCGACAGCATGTATTCCGTTCTTGGAAAACGATGATAGTAACCGTGCGTTAATGGGAGCCAACATGCAACGTCAAGCTGTACCGTTGATTCATCCACAAGCTCCACTAGTTGGAACTGGGATGGAATACAAATCAGCACACGATTCAGGAGCTGCATTAATTTGTAAAAATCCTGGTGTCGTTGAATATGTAGATGCTAAAGAAGTTCGTGTTCGTCAAGATAACGGCGCTTTAGACAAATACTCAATCACAAAATTCCGTCGTTCAAACTCTGGTACATGTTACAACCAACGTCCAATCGTTTCTAAAGGCGACCGTGTGGATGCTAGCGAAATCCTAGCTGATGGTTCTTCAATGGAAAACGGTGAGATGGCATTAGGACAAAATGTTTTAGTGGCCTTCATGACTTGGGAAGGGTACAACTATGAGGATGCGATTATCATGAGTGAACGTCTAGTTAAAGATGATGTTTACACTTCTGTCCATATTGAAGAATATGAATCAGAAGCTCGTGATACAAAACTTGGACCTGAAGAAATCACTCGTGAAATTCCAAATGTCGGAGAAGACGCATTAAAAGACTTAGACGAATTCGGAATTATCCGTATTGGGGCTGAAGTTCATGATGGCGATTTATTAGTTGGTAAAGTAACTCCTAAAGGGGTAACCGAATTATCTGCTGAAGAACGTCTATTACATGCGATCTTTGGTGAAAAAGCTCGTGAAGTTCGCGATACATCATTGAAAGTTCCACATGGTGGTGGCGGAATCGTTCACGACGTTAAAATCTTTACACGTGAAGCAGGAGACGAATTATCACCCGGTGTGAATATGTTAGTACGCGTTTATATCGTACAAAAACGTAAAATCAACGAAGGCGATAAAATGGCTGGACGTCACGGAAATAAAGGGGTCGTTTCTCGCATTATGCCAGAAGAAGACATGCCTTTCTTACCAGACGGCACACCTGTTGATATCATGTTGAACCCTCTTGGGGTACCATCACGTATGAATATCGGACAAGTTCTTGAATTACACATCGGAATGGCCGCTCGTCAACTAGGAATCCATATTGCGACTCCTGTATTTGATGGAGCAAGCGAGGAAGATGTTTGGGAAACTGTACAAGAAGCAGGAATGGCAAGTGATGCTAAAACTGTTTTATACGATGGACGTAGTGGTGAGCCATTTGATAACCGTGTTTCAGTTGGTGTGATGTATATGATTAAATTAGCCCACATGGTTGATGATAAATTACATGCTCGTTCAACTGGACCTTACTCATTAGTTACACAACAACCACTTGGAGGTAAAGCTCAATTTGGTGGACAACGTTTTGGAGAGATGGAAGTTTGGGCACTTGAAGCGTATGGGGCAGCTTATACACTACAAGAAATCTTAACGTACAAATCAGATGACGTTGTTGGACGTGTGAAAACATATGAAGCAATCGTTAAAGGTGAAAAAATTCCAAGACCAGGTGTTCCAGAATCATTCCGCGTATTAGTAAAAGAGTTACAAGCTTTAGGACTAGATATGAAAGTTCTAGATGCAAATGACGATGAAATCGAATTACGTGATTTAGATGATGATGACGATATCGTAAACATTGATGCACTTAGTAAATATGCAGAAGAACAAGAAAAAATTCGTGCAGATGCTCGTGAAAAAGAACGTTTAGAGCAAGAAGGCGCAGAATAA